Proteins encoded by one window of Chanos chanos chromosome 7, fChaCha1.1, whole genome shotgun sequence:
- the prkag3a gene encoding 5'-AMP-activated protein kinase subunit gamma-2 isoform X2 — translation MNFMKKHSCYDAIPTSCKLVIFDTTLQVKKAFFALVANGLRAAPLWDSKLQRFVGMLTITDFINILHRYYKSPMVQIYELEEHKIETWRDVYLQCYNHCLISITPDASLFDAIYSLLKYKIHRLPVIDPESGNVLHILTHKRILKFLHIFGGTVPKPGFLQKKIKDVGIGTFKNIATVSQNATVYDALSVFVERRVSALPVVDEGGKVVALYSRFDVINLAAQKTYNNLNMTMQEAVRRRSCFVEGVIKCYPDETLDTIIDRIVKAEVHRLVLVDKDDVVCGIISLSDLLQALVLSPAGIDKKQNKT, via the exons ATGAACTTCATGAAGAAACACAGCTGTTATGACGCTATTCCTACTAGCTGCAAACTCGTGATTTTTGACACCACATTACAG GTAAAGAAAGCCTTTTTTGCTCTGGTGGCCAATGGCCTGAGAGCTGCTCCACTCTGGGACAGCAAGTTACAGAGGTTTGTTG GTATGCTGACAATCACTGATTTTATAAACATTCTCCATCGTTACTATAAATCTCCCATG GTTCAGATCTATGAACTTGAGGAACACAAGATCGAGACATGGAGAG ATGTATATCTGCAGTGTTACAACCACTGTCTCATTAGCATCACTCCAGATGCAAG CCTCTTTGATGCCATCTACTCCCTCCTAAAATATAAGATTCACAGACTGCCGGTCATCGACCCTGAGTCAGGAAATGTGTTGCACATCCTGACACACAAGCGAATCCTCAAGTTCCTTCATatattt GGAGGGACGGTTCCTAAACCAGGTTTTCTGCAGAAGAAGATTAAGGATGTGGGAATAGGGACGTTCAAAAACATCGCCACCGTGTCACAAAACGCCACGGTCTATGACgccctgtctgtgtttgtggagagGCGTGTGTCTGCCCTCCCAGTGGTTGATGAGGGGG gGAAGGTGGTTGCACTTTATTCCAGATTTGATGTAATT AACCTGGCAGCACAGAAAACCTACAACAACTTGAACATGACGATGCAGGAGGCAGTGAGAAGGCGATCGTGTTTTGTGGAGGGTGTAATTAAGTGCTATCCTGATGAGACCTTGGACACCATCATCGATCGCATTGTTAAGGCAGAG GTTCATCGGCTGGTTCTGGTGGACAAAGATGACGTGGTTTGTGGGATTATCTCTCTTTCAGACCTGCTGCAGGCCTTGGTACTGTCTCCAGCAGGTATTGAT aaaaaacaaaacaaaacatga
- the retreg2 gene encoding reticulophagy regulator 2, which produces MASGEEARRPSVCSSSVGLEALFPAEGSEQVCGDGNPELMRLRERLQGWLSQYEPVVLWVQSLLVWERPLHSIIVALALNTVFWLLSSTSLRPLFLLSVCLLGLTLLEKWKDKLPKMTVLNTEAPVTERETMTGQPRLLSVAELSHHLAESYLTCSLYIQEMLQYKRQNHGKFCVMMCFGCFTMAVVGHYIPGIMISYIILLSVLLWPLVVYHELIQKMYTGLEPILMKLDYSMKGDTQHRKHDKRKVKKEVEEGDEPRAETESESEEELSCFAPTVDVKTTALAMAITDSELSDEEASILESGGFSVSRATTPQLTDVSEDLDQQSVNSEPEETFSRDLPEFPSVDDFPSMEPGLFQFPLGIPTSGQAEGPSAELREEPQSPASLLIQHLASPLHFVNTHFNGHGQPPGANLGASGSQREGEGGGERSRASGRSSLEALSEEIVSTAISAVVQNTLSALLHSSEASEAPSMAEFMPTETPPCPMELPLESPLSQGTSLDEEDVDVVTETSIEEPPDVTLMPTEEEDFELLDQSELEQMDEGLGLSFDGQGVGGSSSTDTPQSDQHQEES; this is translated from the exons ATGGCGAGCGGGGAGGAGGCGAGACGCCCCTCTGTTTGCTCCTCTTCTGTCGGTCTTGAGGCCCTTTTCCCAGCCGAAGGATCCGAGCAAGTCTGCGGAGATGGTAACCCAGAGCTAATGCGACTTCGGGAGCGACTGCAAGGGTGGTTGTCGCAATACGAGCCCGTAGTGTTGTGGGTGCAGAGCCTCCTCGTCTGGGAGAGGCCGCTGCACAGCATCATCGTCGCTCTTGCCCTCAATACAGTCTTCTG GCTTCTTTCGTCAACGTCTTTGCGACCCTTATTTCTTCTGAGTGTATGTCTCCTCGGACTTACCCTGCtggaaaaatggaaagacaAGTTACCGAAAATGACAG TGCTGAACACAGAGGCTCCAGTGACTGAAAG AGAGACCATGACAGGGCAGCCTCGTCTTCTCAGCGTGGCAGAACTCAGCCACCACTTGGCAGAGAGCTATCTCACCTGTAGCCTCTACATCCAGGAGATGCTGCAGTATAAACGCCAGAACCATGGCAAG TTCTGTGTGATGATGTGCTTTGGTTGTTTCACCATGGCAGTTGTTGGACATTACATCCCAGGAATTATGATTTCCTATATTATAC TGCTGAGTGTCCTGCTTTGGCCGTTGGTGGTGTACCATGAGCTGATTCAGAAGATGTATACTGGACTGGAGCCCATTCTGATGAAGCTGGACTACAGCATGAAGGGAGACACACAACACCGTAAACACGACAAGAGGA AGGTGaagaaggaggtggaggaagGAGATGAGCCGAGGGCGGAGACGGAGAGCGAGAGCGAGGAGGAGCTGTCCTGTTTCGCTCCCACT GTGGATGTGAAGACCACTGCCTTGGCCATGGCCATCACAGATTCCGAGCTGTCTGACGAGGAGGCCTCCATCTTGGAGAGTGGAGGTTTTTCTGTATCCAGAGCCACTACGCCCCAGCTCACAGACGTCTCTGAAG ACCTGGACCAACAGAGTGTTAACAGTGAGCCAGAAGAGACCTTCTCTCGGGACCTGCCAGAGTTCCCATCTGTGGACGATTTTCCGTCCATGGAGCCTGGCCTCTTCCAATTCCCCTTGGGCATACCAACATCTGGACAGGCAGAAGGCCCCAGTGCGGAGCTCCGCGAGGAGCCCCAGAGTCCTGCCAGCCTCCTCATTCAGCATCTGGCCTCCCCTCTACACTTCGTCAATACGCATTTCAATGGGCACGGGCAACCCCCGGGGGCCAACCTTGGCGCGTCGGGCTctcagagggagggagaggggggtggCGAACGTTCCCGGGCATCGGGTCGGTCCTCCCTCGAGGCTCTGAGCGAGGAGATAGTTAGCACGGCCATTTCGGCGGTGGTGCAGAACACTCTGTCAGCTTTGCTGCACTCGTCTGAGGCCAGCGAAGCACCCTCCATGGCCGAGTTCATGCCCACCGAAACGCCCCCCTGTCCCATGGAGCTGCCTCTCGAGTCGCCCCTCTCTCAGGGCACGAGTCTGGACGAAGAGGACGTTGACGTGGTCACTGAGACGAGCATCGAGGAGCCGCCCGATGTCACGCTCATGCCGACCGAGGAAGAGGACTTTGAGCTACTGGACCAAAGCGAACTGGAACAGATGGACGAGGGACTTGGCCTGAGTTTTGACGGACAGGGGGTGGGCGGGTCCTCGTCGACGGACACACCCCAAAGCGACCAGCACCAAGAAGAATCCTAG
- the prkag3a gene encoding 5'-AMP-activated protein kinase subunit gamma-2 isoform X1: MNFMKKHSCYDAIPTSCKLVIFDTTLQVKKAFFALVANGLRAAPLWDSKLQRFVGMLTITDFINILHRYYKSPMVQIYELEEHKIETWRDVYLQCYNHCLISITPDASLFDAIYSLLKYKIHRLPVIDPESGNVLHILTHKRILKFLHIFGGTVPKPGFLQKKIKDVGIGTFKNIATVSQNATVYDALSVFVERRVSALPVVDEGGKVVALYSRFDVINLAAQKTYNNLNMTMQEAVRRRSCFVEGVIKCYPDETLDTIIDRIVKAEVHRLVLVDKDDVVCGIISLSDLLQALVLSPAGIDALFS, translated from the exons ATGAACTTCATGAAGAAACACAGCTGTTATGACGCTATTCCTACTAGCTGCAAACTCGTGATTTTTGACACCACATTACAG GTAAAGAAAGCCTTTTTTGCTCTGGTGGCCAATGGCCTGAGAGCTGCTCCACTCTGGGACAGCAAGTTACAGAGGTTTGTTG GTATGCTGACAATCACTGATTTTATAAACATTCTCCATCGTTACTATAAATCTCCCATG GTTCAGATCTATGAACTTGAGGAACACAAGATCGAGACATGGAGAG ATGTATATCTGCAGTGTTACAACCACTGTCTCATTAGCATCACTCCAGATGCAAG CCTCTTTGATGCCATCTACTCCCTCCTAAAATATAAGATTCACAGACTGCCGGTCATCGACCCTGAGTCAGGAAATGTGTTGCACATCCTGACACACAAGCGAATCCTCAAGTTCCTTCATatattt GGAGGGACGGTTCCTAAACCAGGTTTTCTGCAGAAGAAGATTAAGGATGTGGGAATAGGGACGTTCAAAAACATCGCCACCGTGTCACAAAACGCCACGGTCTATGACgccctgtctgtgtttgtggagagGCGTGTGTCTGCCCTCCCAGTGGTTGATGAGGGGG gGAAGGTGGTTGCACTTTATTCCAGATTTGATGTAATT AACCTGGCAGCACAGAAAACCTACAACAACTTGAACATGACGATGCAGGAGGCAGTGAGAAGGCGATCGTGTTTTGTGGAGGGTGTAATTAAGTGCTATCCTGATGAGACCTTGGACACCATCATCGATCGCATTGTTAAGGCAGAG GTTCATCGGCTGGTTCTGGTGGACAAAGATGACGTGGTTTGTGGGATTATCTCTCTTTCAGACCTGCTGCAGGCCTTGGTACTGTCTCCAGCAGGTATTGATGCCCTCTTTTCCTAG
- the cnppd1 gene encoding protein CNPPD1 — MDFNDLFDERTFPFSDFQEFTFLPGHQQLSERVRKRLYYGLDQDSSLDELSCPVTDIAVELLQKSAPSPIRKLHKKYAAHVAREACISPCAMMLALVYIERLRHRNPEYLQQISSSDLFLISMMVASKYLYDEGEEEEVFNDEWGAAGKLDVQTVNTLEMNFLNAIEWSLFTEPSEFFNVLTQLEASIAERQGMKRGWFTYTDLCVLMERSAWRQALASIYLHFAKMACMLGLLYLTSVAGLIAASAVLHQITVPSNTIRPLVPMDTIGLQSSARSLDLQPDMPSSAPASLPHCCVQGNDSERPRSTLPDHDRGSTSTSSQNSVLFVWSSLFTALVHSEPTQPVSQQDCSDSVLLSPSCLDLYPPLQCTARNTSSPHHPPWYSCLVGPWLGPTLFSGMGPLTRQPCGPQTSLPFGKAPALLLPS, encoded by the exons ATGGATTTTAACGACTTGTTCGACGAGCGGACATTTCCATTTTCCGATTTTCAGGAGTTTACG TTTTTACCCGGACATCAGCAACTGTCGGAGCGGGTCAGGAAGCGTTTGTACTATGGTCTCGACCAAGACAGTTCTCTAGACGAACTATCATGTCCGGTTACAG ATATTGCTGTGGAACTGCTCCAGAAGTCTGCCCCAAGTCCAATCCGAAAACTCCATAAGAAATATGCGGCACACGTGGCCAG GGAGGCCTGTATCTCCCCCTGTGCTATGATGCTGGCTCTGGTTTACATTGAAAGATTACGACACAGAAACCCTGAATACCTGCAGCAGATTTCCTCCTCGGACCTTTTCTTGATATCTATG aTGGTGGCCAGTAAGTATTTGTAcgatgaaggagaggaggaagaggtttTCAATGACGAATGGGGAGCAGCTGGCAAGCTGGACGTGCAAACCGTTAACACACTGGAGATGAATTTCCTTAATGCCATT GAATGGAGCCTCTTTACAGAGCCCAGCGAATTCTTTAATGTTCTCACTCAACTGGAGGCCAG CATTGCGGAGCGACAAGGGATGAAGCGAGGCTGGTTCACCTACACTGATCTCTGTGTGCTGATGGAGCGGTCGGCGTGGCGACAGGCCCTTGCTTCCATCTACCTACACTTTGCAAAG ATGGCCTGTATGCTGGGTCTCCTGTACCTAACCAGTGTGGCCGGACTGATCGCAGCCTCAGCAGTGCTTCACCAGATCACTGTCCCCAGCAACACCATCCGGCCCCTCGTCCCAATGGATACAATCGGCCTCCAGTCCTCCGCGCGCTCCCTGGACCTTCAACCCGACATGCCCAGCTCAGCTCCAGCCTCGCTGCCCCACTGCTGTGTCCAGGGCAACGACAGCGAGCGGCCTCGTTCCACGCTTCCCGACCACGACCGCggctccacctccacctcatcTCAGAACTCTGTACTGTTCGTCTGGAGCTCCCTCTTCACAGCTCTGGTCCACTCAGAACCGACGCAGCCCGTCAGTCAACAGGACTGCTCTGATTCTGTGCTCCTTTCTCCCAGTTGCCTGGACCTTTACCCGCCGCTGCAGTGCACAGCACGCAACACCTCCAGCCCCCACCATCCCCCCTGGTACAGCTGCCTCGTGGGCCCGTGGCTGGGCCCGACTCTGTTCAGCGGGATGGGGCCCCTGACGCGGCAGCCATGTGGCCCACAGACCAGCTTACCCTTTGGGAAGGCCCCAGCCCTCCTTCTTCCCAGCTAG